A part of Fibrobacter sp. genomic DNA contains:
- a CDS encoding NADH-quinone oxidoreductase subunit N, with amino-acid sequence MSFTVPNFIIPDLVLLILPFLVIGCRLVIKNSKLPWRLACVGLIAVFVMLNFLPLVGGEGNYFISNWRVDDFGVLMREVLTLSALLGLLLAKDYFDHGADGKPQMNQIAEFAGTVAFATFGGYIVVSACDLLTFFLGLEMATIPMYILTAWNKKDQMGSEAATKYILMGSVATAFELFGFSYLYGFAGSISFDVIQSAAAAGTSPLLWIAVLFLFCGIGFKLTLFPFYTWAPDVYEGAPSPVTALLAVTSKATAIAFLVVLIYGPLAPVQEQIAPLIALLAGVTLFVGNLGALKQIRLRRFMAYSSIAQAGYIMVALLGPADTAKTAIIYYLFLYTLANYLAFFVFGVIGHRREESFDSLRGLSKQNVSLATALAVAMFSLAGIPPLAGFFGKFHLFFSGASTGHYALVVFAVLNNVLALYYYLQVIKSAWADEPEGELTPLRMTKRQIIVTFLLTAAVILMGVLPHLSNNIFAGFSL; translated from the coding sequence ATGAGTTTTACTGTACCTAATTTCATCATCCCCGATCTCGTTCTTCTGATTCTTCCCTTCCTCGTGATCGGATGCCGCCTGGTCATCAAGAATTCCAAGTTGCCTTGGCGCTTGGCTTGCGTTGGCCTCATCGCAGTATTCGTGATGCTGAACTTCTTGCCTCTGGTTGGAGGCGAAGGCAATTACTTCATTAGCAACTGGCGCGTAGACGACTTTGGAGTTCTCATGCGTGAAGTGCTTACCTTGAGCGCCCTGCTGGGCCTGCTCCTGGCAAAGGACTACTTCGATCATGGCGCCGATGGCAAGCCCCAGATGAACCAGATTGCAGAATTCGCAGGAACCGTGGCATTCGCAACCTTCGGCGGTTACATTGTTGTATCCGCATGCGATTTGCTCACCTTCTTCCTGGGCCTGGAAATGGCAACCATCCCCATGTACATTCTGACCGCTTGGAACAAGAAAGACCAGATGGGTTCCGAAGCAGCCACCAAGTACATCTTGATGGGTTCTGTGGCAACCGCATTTGAATTGTTCGGTTTCAGCTACCTCTACGGTTTCGCAGGCTCTATCAGCTTCGACGTCATCCAGAGCGCCGCTGCCGCAGGAACATCTCCGCTGCTGTGGATCGCCGTACTGTTCCTCTTCTGCGGAATCGGTTTCAAGCTGACCTTGTTCCCGTTCTACACTTGGGCTCCGGACGTTTACGAAGGCGCACCGTCTCCTGTTACCGCCCTTTTGGCAGTAACTTCCAAGGCTACCGCCATCGCATTCCTCGTCGTCCTGATTTACGGCCCGTTGGCTCCTGTGCAGGAACAGATTGCTCCGCTGATCGCTCTTCTCGCAGGTGTTACCTTGTTCGTAGGCAACCTGGGCGCTTTGAAGCAGATCCGTCTCCGCCGCTTCATGGCCTACAGCTCTATCGCTCAGGCAGGTTACATCATGGTTGCTCTCCTCGGCCCTGCCGACACAGCAAAGACAGCCATCATCTACTACCTGTTCCTCTACACCTTGGCTAACTACCTGGCATTCTTTGTGTTCGGGGTCATTGGCCATCGTCGCGAAGAATCCTTCGATTCTCTCAGAGGTCTTTCCAAGCAGAACGTCAGCCTTGCAACCGCTTTGGCAGTAGCAATGTTCAGCTTGGCAGGTATTCCGCCTCTTGCAGGTTTCTTTGGTAAGTTCCACTTGTTCTTCAGCGGTGCATCCACTGGTCACTACGCTCTCGTGGTATTTGCCGTTCTGAACAACGTGTTGGCTCTCTACTACTACTTGCAGGTCATCAAGAGTGCCTGGGCTGACGAACCGGAAGGAGAACTTACTCCCCTCCGTATGACCAAGCGTCAGATCATCGTCACCTTCCTGCTGACCGCAGCAGTAATCCTCATGGGTGTTCTCCCCCACTTGAGCAACAACATCTTCGCAGGATTCTCTCTGTAG